The following are encoded in a window of Physeter macrocephalus isolate SW-GA chromosome 9, ASM283717v5, whole genome shotgun sequence genomic DNA:
- the LOC102988262 gene encoding alpha/beta hydrolase domain-containing protein 17B has protein sequence MYYDGKTGEEGAPTFKASMDTKHKMNNLSFSELCCLFCCPPCPGKIASKLAFLPPDPTYTLMCDESGSRWTLHLSERADWQYSSREKDAIECFMTRTSKGNRIACMFVRCSPNAKYTLLFSHGNAVDLGQMSSFYIGLGSRINCNIFSYDYSGYGASSGKPTEKNLYADIEAAWLALRTRYGIRPENVIIYGQSIGTVPSVDLAARYESAAVILHSPLTSGMRVAFPDTKKTYCFDAFPKLRN, from the exons ATGTACTATGATGGAAAGACTGGAGAGGAAGGAGCTCCAACATTTAAAGCTAGTATGGATACGAAGCAT aagatGAATAATCTTTCATTTAGTGAGCTATGTTGCCTCTTCTGCTGTCCACCTTGTCCAGGGAAAATTGCTTCAAAATTAGCATTTTTGCCACCTGATCCAACTTACACGCTGATGTGTGATGAAAGTGGAAGCCGCTGGACGTTACACCTATCAGAACGAGCAGACTGGCAATATTCTTCTAGAGAAAAAGATGCTATTGAGTGTTTCATGACTAGAACCAGTAAAGGCAACAGAATTGCCTGCATGTTTGTGCGTTGCTCACCCAATGCCAAATACACTTTACTCTTTTCCCACGGAAATGCTGTTGATCTTGGTCAGATGAGCAGTTTTTACATAGGACTGGGATCACGGATTAATTGTAATATATTCTCATATGATTATTCTGGATATGGTGCAAGTTCTGGGAAACCAACAGAGAAGAACCTCTATGCAGACATAGAAGCTGCTTGGCTTGCTCTTAGGACAAG ATATGGCATTCGCCCTGAAAATGTGATTATATATGGCCAAAGTATAGGGACAGTACCATCAGTGGATCTTGCTGCCCGGTATGAGAGTGCTGCTGTTATTCTTCATTCTCCTTTGACCTCAGGAATGAGAGTCGCTTTTCCTGATACCAAGAAGACCTACTGTTTTGATGCATTCCCAAA